A window of Thiocapsa bogorovii genomic DNA:
GTCTTCGTGGTGCCCCAGTTTACGGTGCTCTTCGATGACATGGGCGAGGCCCTGCCGCTGCCGACCCGGATCGTAGTCGCGACCGGCGATCTCTTCCGCAACTATTGGTGGGCCATGTTGGTCGTCATCGCCTTGATCGCGGTGGTGTTGGAACGCTGGTTTCAGGACCCTATCGTCCGCGATCGATTCGACAATAAGGTGCTTGGCGTGCCGCTGTTCGGCGATCTGATCTGGAAGATGGAGACGGCCCGACTCTGCCACACCCTGGCGACGCTCCTGAAAAACGGTCTGCCCCTGCTCAGCGCCCTGACGCTTGCCAAAGAGGTGGTCTCCAATCGCAAGCTCTCGGGTCTGCTCAACGAGGTCGGCGACGACCTCAAACACGGCCGCGGTCTCGCCGGACCCTTGGCACGTCTCGAGGTCTTACCGGATCTGGCACTGCAGATGATCCGTGTCGGCGAAGAGTCCGGCAGTCTCGACGCCATGCTTGCCAAGGTGGCGAACATCTACGATCGCGAGACCCGGAACAGTGTCCAGAGTATGCTGACGCTGCTTGAGCCGATTCTCATCATCGGGCTCGGCGTCGTCGTCGCGGGGATCATCATCTCGATCCTGATGGCCATTCTCGGTGCCAACGAGTTGGTGTTCTGACGCGCGCGACCATCGCCCGGGTGCCCGCGCCGATCGCCTTGGCCCTGCACCGTCGGCCCCATACAATGACCACACGTAGTCAAAGTCATCCGAGCCTATCTATGCACCCGAATCAATCCCGGAATCAATCAAGGCGCGTTCGCGGTTTCACGCTCGTCGAGCTGCTCGTCGTCCTCGCGATCCTCGGCCTTCTGGCGGGACTCGTCGGTCCCCAGGTCATGAGCTTCCTCGGCACCTCAAAGACCAAAACGGCCAAGCTCCAGGTCGAGAACCTTGCCGCGACCCTGGATATGTACCGATTGGAGGTCGGCCGCTACCCGACCCAATCGGAGGGCCTACAGGCCCTCGTGGAACGTCCGGCCAACATCCAGAGCTGGAACGGTCCCTACCTGAGAAAGGGCGACGTTCCGAAGGACCCTTGGGGCTTCGACTATCAGTACCGTTTCCCGGGCGAGAACGGGGCCTTCGATATTTGGTCGCTCGGGGCGGACAACCGCGAGGGCGGTGACGGGGAGAACGCGGACATCCACAGTTGGGATTGAGCTCGGCACGTCATTGAGGTCTTGCGCAGACGCCGCCATGAATCCGGTTGCAAGGCGCCGGAGCCGCCGCGGCTTTACGCTCGTGGAGCTGCTTGTGGTCCTGGCGATCGCGGCATTGGCCATGTCGGCCGTGCCGCCGCTCTTCTCGGCAGCGATGCCGGGCGTGGAGATGAAGGCTGCGGCGCGAAGAACCGTCAGCAGCCTTCGCCTGGCGCGCGAGCTTGCCATTCGTCAGGGGACGGAGGTCGCCTTGATCGTGGACGTCGAGCA
This region includes:
- the gspG gene encoding type II secretion system major pseudopilin GspG yields the protein MHPNQSRNQSRRVRGFTLVELLVVLAILGLLAGLVGPQVMSFLGTSKTKTAKLQVENLAATLDMYRLEVGRYPTQSEGLQALVERPANIQSWNGPYLRKGDVPKDPWGFDYQYRFPGENGAFDIWSLGADNREGGDGENADIHSWD
- a CDS encoding type II secretion system F family protein, yielding MPKFFYKAVKLDGESVEGEQEAVDEAALVRQLQSEGLIPIETRSSAGLRARFVRTRRRRINQKEIGILTRELATLLEAGMTLDRSLQILVELTEEEHLIQVLSDLQDRVRGGATFSSALDLQDGQFPRLYVNMVRAGEASGALDQVLNRLADYLERVAELRQTITSALVYPSILLVVAGLSVIMLLVFVVPQFTVLFDDMGEALPLPTRIVVATGDLFRNYWWAMLVVIALIAVVLERWFQDPIVRDRFDNKVLGVPLFGDLIWKMETARLCHTLATLLKNGLPLLSALTLAKEVVSNRKLSGLLNEVGDDLKHGRGLAGPLARLEVLPDLALQMIRVGEESGSLDAMLAKVANIYDRETRNSVQSMLTLLEPILIIGLGVVVAGIIISILMAILGANELVF
- a CDS encoding GspH/FimT family pseudopilin; its protein translation is MNPVARRRSRRGFTLVELLVVLAIAALAMSAVPPLFSAAMPGVEMKAAARRTVSSLRLARELAIRQGTEVALIVDVEQHRLELQGHRSLTLPKRLEVTLEAADREMLDEQRGAIRFFPDGSSTGGRIILANDDTGYQVGVVWLTGRIRMAPWSAR